GAGATCAATCTTAATCATGTGAAATTCCCGGCGAGAGCACCGGGAATGTAAGATTTATTACTTAATGAGCCGTGATTAACGCTTAGTGAGACAACATCTCATGAACAACCTGCTCTTTACTTAAAGAGTACTCATAGTACGTCGGCCAGTTATCCATCTCTTTAAGCAGTTTTTCCTGCGAGTCGTTACCCATGAAAATATGGAAGTGTTCGGATTTACGCGGGCCAATAATATGATCGCTGAACTGAACATATTTAGGCGCTTTAGACTGGCTGTCCTTACATTCGAACAGATAGCGCACGCCTTTTTTGCCTGATTTATAGGTCAGGATTTTATGCCCGGCATAATCATATTTACACTCAGCCACGGTTTTGCCGGTATGGAACTCAATAACATTGTTTTCGATGCCGATCATATCAATATCGGTGGCGTAGCCTTTTTTATAATACTCTTTGTATTGCGCCGCCGTTTTGCTGCCATCTTTCTGTGCTTTTTTCTCCATTACCGGATCTAAATCGCCGTT
This genomic window from Buttiauxella gaviniae contains:
- the zinT gene encoding metal-binding protein ZinT yields the protein MTLRISTLVLSMGILLSSANALAHSHSHGKPLTDVERKASEGVFEDKNVKDRALSDWDGVWQSVNPYLLNGDLDPVMEKKAQKDGSKTAAQYKEYYKKGYATDIDMIGIENNVIEFHTGKTVAECKYDYAGHKILTYKSGKKGVRYLFECKDSQSKAPKYVQFSDHIIGPRKSEHFHIFMGNDSQEKLLKEMDNWPTYYEYSLSKEQVVHEMLSH